The following nucleotide sequence is from Cucumis melo cultivar AY chromosome 1, USDA_Cmelo_AY_1.0, whole genome shotgun sequence.
GCTAATTCATTGAATAATTTTAATCTTCCGAACGTCTTAAATCTTACAAAATTGAATTTCTGGAGTCGTATCCAACATTCTGCAACAGTTTAGTTACTTCAAGACCTTCAAATATGGATGTGCTGTTAATTCTCTATATTCAGTTGCATATCGTGATGACTCAAACCTCCATGCTCTTTTAACACGACCTTCTGAGACTCATAGCTGTACCATTTCACCTGGATTCAAGGAATTCTAAGCCAGCAGCCTTGGGCGTCAAATTGTATCGACTCAGATACTCTGAACTGAAAAACTTGCTCAGATGCCTCATTCCACTGTCGCAAAGAATGGTGACGATGGTTTTTCCGGGGCCAATTGATTGAGCCAATTTCACAGCTCCAACACAATTCATGGCTGAAGAGCTCCCGAGAAAGAGCCCGTCATTCCTCAACAGATATCTGGTTTATAATAACGTTGCAAGAAGAAGAATGATTAGTGTGgctaaaattgaacaaaaagaTTACAAACAGCATGCTGTATATAATAACGACATCTTTGTATGGATGTCGCAATCTCAGATCCATTGACGCTGAATGACCAAATCCTagaaatcaataaaattaacaTTTATGATCCTTTATGATCTAATTctagaattaaaagaaaacattcTACTTATGTCATAGAGCATTCAACTGGTTGGAAATTGGCGATTATGACTTTTCACCCGTTGTGAAATATTCAAATCCCAAACGTATGCTTTTTGCATCacaatgtttttaaaaaatccaCTCGTTTGTCAATTGCAGTTGCGGTGACCAACCACCGTGAAATTATAGTGGATCTCTATTTTAAATTCAAACGGaatttcttaaaaagaaaaccaTTCTTTACAGAATCATGACTGGCAAACAGGACTTTCAAAAAAGTCATGTTAAGGATCCGAATATTTCAGAAGCAACAGTCGCAAGAAGAAATTCCAAGTGGTTGGGTCTTTTGTGGGGTAAGCAGGAGAGGTTAATTTTCATAGATCCTCTAAACTTTGATCATTCCACGTTAACACAACTATTTGGGTCATACGTAACAAAATCTCAATAACAACCTCAATAAACCAAAAAAACAGATAGTTGCATCAGTAGAGAAAGGGAGATGATAACATCAACAAATAGAATGGCTTGCTTGGCCACTAACCTTGACATTTCAACAGCTTCCCTGTCTGTTCCACGAAATGCCCCGTCAAGTTCTGCCATCAAGAAATTCTGCGTTAATCTATTGATTCCAATTCCTTCAGTTATTGTGTCAAAAGGATTCTTTAATCTTCGTCCTTCAGCCTCCTCTTTGGTGTACATAACTCCTCTAGTCACCTTGTTGAACAGGCCAGAACCAGGTGGATCTATGAGGAAACACTTGACATTTGGATTCTTCTCCTGTGGAAGAAGGGGAAGAGAACTTGCACAATTTCCTCAACAAAATATAACACACGGATTTGGAAGGATAAGGAATGCAGTGTTTACCTTTAGAAACCTAGAAACACCGGCCACAGTACCACCGGTTCCCGCAGCTGCAATAAAGGCATCGATGCACCCACCAGTTTGTTCCCAAATCTCTGGTCCCGTACCCTCATAATGAGCTCGATAATTTGCCAAGTTTTCAAATTGATCAGCAAAGAAGCCACCTTTGCAATTACTTAAGAAAGAATAATCTTGGGTTTCTCCGTCATAAATGTGACCATTAATTTGTTCCAAGTCTCCCACACATAGTTGCTCTTCAGTTTTACGCTTCAAAGCTAGCTCATTGGCTTGTGCTGCTCTCCTTCTAGCAATGTTAACATAATGATCTCTGTGAGTAATTGACACTGGTCTTACCCTTTCAACATGCGCTCCAAGTGCTTCAAGTATTTGAGACTGGTATACAGGAAAGAAAGAATTAATACAAATGTAATGGGTATTCCAATGaaattgaaatatttgttttgcaaagaactgcaggactaAAGTCCAAAAATACAATACATACTTTTTCAATAGCAGCGTCATCTGGAATAACCACATGGCACTTGCAACCATAAGCTGGAGCAACTGTAGCAAGACTTATAGCAGTGCTTCCAGCGCTTCCCTCAGTAACTACACCACCCTCAACCAGCTCACCAGATTCTAAGGCCTACAAGGAAAACCTCATATTATAATGTCTACAACAGCATGATGAATTTCCTTTCCATAACGCCCTGTGAGGATGCCATCCTCCTGAATTTTTGTGTTTTTAATTTAACACGCTCACGTTATATGTTGAAAGTAAGGGATGATTGTGTTACAATTGAAACATGGTGTGGTGTAACACATTAACTTCCAAGGTACTCCCTCCCACCTCTAGATCAATAGTTACATTTAAGATACTAAATCTGCAACCTTCCTTATCGAAAGGAGTCAAAGCTTTAAAAATTTAAGACAAGGTACCCCCTCCCACCTCTTTTGTTCCTTCATTTTTGAAGGACTTGACAAGTGATCTTATTGAAAAGTAAGTGGATGAGGGACTGATGGATGAGATTCTAGGTTAAATATGACAAATTTCAATCTCACTTTAGCAATTTACAGATGATATTCTATTGGTCTGTTGAGATAAGGAAGCCGATAGTATACCAAATCCAATTAGAATTCTTTAAGTTTCTACCGAGCTGTTTCCAATAAACAAAAAACGACTCAACAATATTTCAACAAAACCAACGTTGTTAATCGAATTAACGCAACAGTGAATCCAGAAGATGtatcaagaaaagaaaattaactCACCTCTTCAATTACCTTAACTGCAACTCTATCCTTTACACTCCCACCAGGATTCAAGAACTCGCACTTCCCCAGAATCTAAAAATCCAGAGAAAACATCAAAACAACCGATAAGACACGATACATGACACAGACACTTAAAATGGGAAACAAATTATCAGGAACTAGAAACCCATAACTTGAACAAGAAATCTGAAAACAGAGGAAGATAGAGAAATGGGAAGTTGCCTCACAACCGGTGGCCTCAGAGAGGCTGTTAATCCGTATCAAAGGGGTGTTGCCAATGGCGCCTACAACCCCATTTTTTGGACTTCTCTTCGATAAAGAGAAGGGTTTTGTGTTCTTCGTGGAGCGATCCTTGGGATGGTgtttaataaaaagataagaGAAGAGGACAACAGAAACAGAGATGGCGGCAATAGTGGCGCCTGCGGCTCGATCAGTCACAGGCGCCATGGAAGAGATTATAAATTGAAATGCAGCAGAACGAAGAACGAGGGCGGCAGAGGTTTCGACTTCTGATTGCTTGTTGGTTGTTACCATATTTCTTTATACATAAAGTTGTTTGGGTAAGCAGATACAAATTATTATAGTTCGATTAGAATACTTTTACTACgaagattattttagtttgtcAATAATATGTTTTTAATGTATAATCTATTTCTATttgataagaaaataataaatactatctaaaaaataataaatgtcaAATTGTAAAAACGATAGCAAATAATCTATTTTGGTTTTCACTCTTTATGAGTAGTGCTCTTTTAAAAGTCGTTTGTATGCTTCTTCTTAGTTAATCTCGATCGAGATTGAActcgtaatttaatttagatGGAAATTTAAATGACAAATAATATGAATTGACGAGATTACCTATATTTGAAAAATCCTTTTATCTTATCTTCTTCGATCTAGGTTCTCACTCTTCCCGAGTTCTCCGTGAAATTctttcaaaaatcaaatttctccTTTATGATTTGGGACCTTCAAATGTTTATACCTCTATATTTAGCTTTGTTTTGCAAAGGCATTTCACCATTTCCTCGTGATTTCcaactttttaattaattttgtttatatcttctatcaacattttttctttttgcataaATGTAGATCTTTTCCTAATATAAGCATGCACAAATTCTAACAGTAGCTTTTATACGAACTTCTTACCTACTATCTTCTGACTCACTTATTAATGTAGCGGATCATTTGGATGTATATTTTCTCAAAAGAGATCTCATTAATTATGCGAGTTTCTTAAAATAGAAGGGAAAAATACACCTAGCTTGATGATAGTAAACTAGTTTCAATCAAATGTGACATTTCTAAAGAAtttaaaaacaagaaaaataactAAGGATATATATTACTACTATTTTTTGAgtattttatattgtttttttatgaTATAATAAAATGTAAATTTTTATGACTCATATACTTTTGCACTTCGTGCTTGAATTTGGTTGGAAACTCAACTTAGATTATATGAATTTACATTGAGATTTAGTGAAGGTGTCTCGATATTTGGTTGACGCATGAGCTTTTATCGCCATTATGTTTAATTTTAAGGGATCGAGAATATCTCgagattttaaatttaaacaaaatggagTCAAAAACCCTAATCTTGTGGCACCCAATGCTAATGTCGTGAGTTGTTCGTGTAAAACACAAACTTGGTCGAGTTTTTTTCTAGTTTTTTAAGAGATTTTCCATACATATATTCATGGTGTTTATTctatattttcatatatttaattgtccaacttgtgtttcttttttgttttgtgtggCCATTGGTATCTATAAAATTCGATTTTTTAATCACTTCCAACATAAGTTAACTTTTTGTTCTCATTTGGCTAAGAACGTCTCAAATATTAAGAAGAGTTAACACCTGAGCAGTTGAACGTGTTTGGGCAAACTATGTTCGGTCATTTTTTTTATGTCAAGTTGGTTTTTAACGGCCCATTGTGTCATTATATTTTGTTGAAGGAGGTTCAGAAGAATAGAGAAAGTCGTTATTAGTTTTATGTTATTGGGGAATAAGGTATCTTTTGGCCTTGGTGAGTCTGATATAGTTACAGGTTTGAGATTTAGACTGGTATGTAGTTGATTTGCAACAGGATAAAGCTCTTAGGCTTAGAAGGCTATATATTTGGCTAATATGACAACCATGAATGAGTTTGAGTTAAACAAAGGATTATCTTGAGCTTCAATTTGAGAGTGACGAGGATGTTGTAAAGATGTTAGTATTCTATTTCATAGAGTTGATGATGATGGGTAGGGAAAGATGCAACACATGGACTGGACCATGTTGAGGTTGATTGATGACTGAGAGGATTTTTGTAGTTATGACTGGGGTCACATGATATTTACGACCACTTGTTAGAACTTCTTTGTATCTTTTTACttattttggaatttttttcaaatagtCGCCTTCTCTAAATTCTTTGAACCAAGACGCCTTTGTGTTACCTCCAAGACCGAATCACACTTTCCGTAACCAAGAAACTATAGTTAGCATTGAATTCTCATATTTAAGAGAAAGTGCATTCAATTGAGGAGATTCGAGCagaaacaacttattagaaggTTTATAATTGGAGTCAATTTGACACTACAGGATGGAACCAATATTGAgctttgtaatttattttattttaaaaaaatgtaccttatattttttgtttttattattggACTCATATATGTTTATTTGGGCTTTGGTTCCTTTGAGTTAGAGGTAGAATGAATTTTTAATTAGAGTTTAAAATAGGGTAACAAAATACACACataagtctttttttttttttttagtttgatATTTAGGGTACTTTCTAATGATGATAGAAGTTCTCTAGTAGATGATAGAGCCTTATCACCTACTTTTGCAATTCTTGATTCAAAGTTGTATGCCAAGAACATTTAGGTAAGTTTGATCCCCTTGGTTGTGAAGTGTTCGAACTTGAAATGAAAACCTAGTTCTCTTTACTCTTGGTCTTCAATCATAGGGTATCTAAATCTAATCTATTCCCTTGGTTTATTGTCAAATTAATTTGGGGGTTAGACTTTGGTATTAGGTGTTCACCATTGGGTTCTTAATTCTCAAATTCTAGGGTTTTCATATCACAGGAAGTCACTATGTAATACTTGAGCACAAGGTATATGAGTCAATGTTCTTTACCCTATAAGCAGCCAGAACATGTGAACATATGATCTTGTAGTATCCACACCACACATGCAAGTCTTCTCATGCAAATTAACGAGATGATATATATGATCGTCTACTATCTAAAACTTATGGTGATTGACTGGTTGCACTAAGTATCTTTTGGAACTAACATTAAAGAGTTTCATATGTGATTCCCCGTTGTCTGAAAATATAAACTCTCACTTTAAGATAATTACTCTTTGCTCAGAGAACCATTCCTATTTCATACCTTTGAATGTCTTTCAAAACTACATAAATACAGTTAGCAATATTAATGGTTAACCTTGGTATACCTAGGCCTACTTAGACAATTCTAATTTTGTGAGATATCTTTGCACCCCTATATGAAGCGAACTTGTTCTAATAGTAGCGGAAGACAGGTTTTTGGTCATGCTTTTGTTGCTAACACaaatgttgttgttgttgaacTTCGTGGTCAGGTTAAGGCTGAAATGATCGATACATAGTGTGTTGAAAGTGTTTGGGATGACCGTAGCTATGGATTTTGGTATACTCTTACACCAATTAGATACGAGTACTAGTCCATTAACCATACCAATAGTTGCTTACAACGCCTTCTTATAGACCACGTTTAGAAATCATAATTCTCCTTATCCCCAATCTCAAAGCAAGTGAgtatattttcttattagaattagcatttttatttaaggcttttttttctctgtttagcattgattattttttctttagtattttctcatttttatatgctatttaatattatatttttctccatatttgtttatttttcttcttcttatttccCCATTTTTCTTCACTTATAATCATTTTTGTATTATCTTATTTCTATACTGTTCTTTGTCTTTTAATAAATTCATTCGTTTATGTAAATTGGTTCATATCTTgtttatccttttcttttttactcaTTATTTGTTCttactttcttctttctttactaattttattttatattttattttacttatagattattgtttattttacatttttatcgTTGTACATATGCTTTTTTAAATGTTTGTGTTTGCTTGGTGGTCTATTTAATATATTCTTGCTAATagttgtcaatttttttttttaatattttcaattaattttcttctaaaaaacTATTTGACGAAGAAATCTAGAAAATTTTGGAGTCCGATTTTCTAAAACTCTTGAGGTTAGGAAATCGATTTTTTGGAAGTCCGAGATCAATCTCcattatatttttcttaaattctcaatatactatatattttatgtttaatttattatgatgctTATTTACTCTTGGTTTTCTTATCTAATTTTTCTATTAAGCCAAATTttgatttatatttaaaatttataaatctttttaattaaaattctattttaaaatccttctaattaaaatttttctGTGTTTTGAAAATCCTTcacaaaactttttttttacaaaaaaacatttagaatttttttttctctaaaagttacatttttttatgtttttctcaaacattcaaaatttaatctatgatttcataaggtttcctaatcgatcttttctaataatttatactattttccttaaaaaaattattttagaaaatttggAACTTTGATTTCCTGGAATTCTCGAGCTGAGATCACATCTTTGAGATTTAGAGGTTTAATCTTaagaaaaaatagttttaattaatgttttatttttattaggagactatttctcactttcttgaggtgaaatttttttcttcaatatagtCTGATTGATGGAATGCTCTCTACTTATTTGATGAGAATATTGCTTCAAATAATGGAGTAATAAGGGGTAAAATATgacattaattttaaaattaaataatttaaagtatattttcaattcaagatttgaaaattGGCTACCGTTTTCTAAACGAGTGTTGTGGGGTGTTAACAGCTTCCTCATATATAAATAACTTTCGAACTCAGCTCTAGTTTTTGCATaccatttttttatgattttgtttgaaaaattgTGCACTtcatttcggtgtccaatcacacagTAAAATGGATTAGTGGCAACTCATATTATTTTTCCTTATAAAatgatctttcttttttaagCGTAAAGTTTTAGGAGTAGGTGTGCTAGAAATAAGTTTAAGTTTAACTTTGGGCGTTTTGACACCTCGTTAGAGGTGTTGGAGCTTTCCAAGTCGTGTTCGTGCCCAGAACGCAAGGGAGGAACGTGTTCTAGGTGGGGGCGTGAC
It contains:
- the LOC103501244 gene encoding cysteine synthase 2 is translated as MVTTNKQSEVETSAALVLRSAAFQFIISSMAPVTDRAAGATIAAISVSVVLFSYLFIKHHPKDRSTKNTKPFSLSKRSPKNGVVGAIGNTPLIRINSLSEATGCEILGKCEFLNPGGSVKDRVAVKVIEEALESGELVEGGVVTEGSAGSTAISLATVAPAYGCKCHVVIPDDAAIEKSQILEALGAHVERVRPVSITHRDHYVNIARRRAAQANELALKRKTEEQLCVGDLEQINGHIYDGETQDYSFLSNCKGGFFADQFENLANYRAHYEGTGPEIWEQTGGCIDAFIAAAGTGGTVAGVSRFLKEKNPNVKCFLIDPPGSGLFNKVTRGVMYTKEEAEGRRLKNPFDTITEGIGINRLTQNFLMAELDGAFRGTDREAVEMSRYLLRNDGLFLGSSSAMNCVGAVKLAQSIGPGKTIVTILCDSGMRHLSKFFSSEYLSRYNLTPKAAGLEFLESR